A single region of the Pseudomonas mandelii genome encodes:
- a CDS encoding type IV pilin protein, whose product MRRSNRGFTLIEIMIVIAIIGIVITIGAPSLTEYVKKGRRTEVAGLLSEQAQILERFYSKNNVYTAATGLSAGNDFYTITPTLTDQTFLLTATRKTGAAMATDKCGDFTLTNTGVRSMVNATSGLVTKDCWGR is encoded by the coding sequence ATGCGTAGATCCAACCGAGGTTTCACCCTGATCGAAATCATGATCGTGATTGCGATCATCGGGATCGTCATCACCATTGGTGCCCCGAGCCTCACCGAGTACGTGAAAAAGGGCCGCCGCACCGAAGTGGCCGGGCTGCTCTCCGAGCAGGCACAGATCCTTGAGCGGTTCTACTCGAAGAACAATGTCTATACCGCTGCCACCGGACTGAGCGCCGGCAACGATTTTTACACCATCACCCCGACCCTGACCGATCAAACCTTTTTGCTGACGGCAACGCGCAAGACCGGCGCTGCAATGGCGACTGACAAGTGCGGGGATTTCACCCTCACCAACACCGGCGTCAGAAGCATGGTCAATGCGACGTCCGGGTTGGTGACCAAAGATTGCTGGGGTCGCTGA